TTGGCGGGCTCTCCGGCCCCTCGGAATGGTAACTAGGTGCTTAATCGCCCGTTGACGTGAGTCCCTAGGTGATTCATCATCTAGTGGTTCGGCGCAAATCGGACCCCCAACCCTTGGTAAATCTCCCGCCGCCCCGCAGAGGGCATGCGGAGGGAGATTCGCTCTGGCCCGGGGATCCAAGGCGCGCCGCGAATGGGACTGATCGACCTGCCAGCACGTCCAAACAGGGGGCAAGCTGTTGGCAAGTCTGTGGACCAAACTGTATAGAACAGAATCGGAACATGGCCTCTTGTGCCATGGGCCCGATTCGGGGGACAAATGGGGCTGACAATGGATTTCAAGGCGAGCGACAACGTGCCCAATGATGCGGTGAACACCGATGTGACCAATGAAGCGATTCCGGGCGAGCTGGATGCGGGCACCAATGCCGCCGCGCCTGCGGGGGATGAAATGCCCTCCAAGAACGAAAAGGCTGTGACAATGAACAAGACCGATGCCGGATCCGATGTGCTGATCGCCGCCAAGGCGGGCGAAGCGCTGGCCGGCGCCATGGCCGAAGTGGCCAAGGCTGCCGCAGTGGACAGCAAGAAGGTCAACGACCGCCGCTTCACCGTTGTCACCGATAACAGCCGCGATGCGCGCCTGACCGATTTCGGCAAGGACACGCTGACCGACCGTTACCTGCTGCCCGGCGAGACCTATCAGGATCTCTTCGCCCGTGTGGCCGATGCCTATGCCGACGATCAGGATCACGCCCAGCGCCTGTATGGCTACATCTCGAACCTGTGGTTCATGCCGGCCACGCCGGTGCTGTCGAACGGCGGCACCAATCGCGGCCTGCCGATCTCGTGCTACCTCAACTCGGTCGAGGACAGCCTCGAAGGGATCGTCGGCACGTGGAATGAAAACGTGTGGCTGGCGTCCAAGGGCGGCGGGATCGGCACCTATTGGGGCAATGTCCGCGGCATTGGCGAGCCGGTGGGCCTGAACGGCAAGACCAGCGGGATCATTCCCTTCGTGCGCGTGATGGATTCGCTGACGCTGGCGATTTCGCAGGGCTCGCTGCGGCGTGGTTCGGCGGCCTGCTATCTCGATATCAGCCACCCGGAAATCGAGGAGTTCCTCGAAATCCGGAAGCCCTCGGGCGATTTCAACCGCAAGGCGCTGAACCTGCACCACGGCGTGCTGATCACCGACGAATTCATGCATGCAGTGCGTGAAGGCGCCGAGTTCCAGCTGCGCAGCCCGCGCGATGGATCGGTGCGGCAGACGGTCGACGCGCGCTCGCTGTTCCAGAAGCTGGTCGAGACCCGCCTCGCGACCGGTGAGCCCTATATCGTCTTCAACGACACCGTGAACCGCATGATGCCCAAGCATCACCGCGATCTGGGCCTCAAGGTTTCGACCTCGAACCTGTGCTCGGAGATCACCCTGCCGACCGGCATTGACCACCTCGGCAATGACCGCACGGCGGTGTGCTGCCTGTCCTCGCTCAACCTCGAAACCTGGGAAGAGTGGAAGGGCGACAAGCAGTTCATCGAGGACGTGATGCGCTTCCTCGACAACGTCCTGCAGGACTATATCGACCGCGCGCCGGACGAGATGGCCCGCGCCAAGTACTCGGCCTCGCGCGAGCGTTCGGTCGGCCTCGGGGTGATGGGCTTCCACTCGTACCTCCAGCAGAAGAACGTCGCCTTCGAAAGCGCGATGGCCAAGGCGCTGAACCTCCAGATGTTCAAGCACATCCACGCCAAGGCGTGCGAGGCTTCGATGCTGCTGGCGCAGGAACGCGGGCCCTGCCCCGACGCGGCCGACATGGGCGCGATGGAGCGGTTCAGCTGCAAGATGGCGATCGCGCCGACCGCGTCGATCAGCATCATCTGCGGCGGCACCTCGGCCTGTATCGAGCCGATCCCGGCCAACATCTACACCCACAAGACCCTGTCGGGCAGCTTCATCGTCAAGAACCCGTACCTGGAAAAGGTGCTCGACAAGAAGTCGAAGAACTCGACCAATGTCTGGAACTCGATCCTCGAGCGGGGCGGTTCGGTGCAGCACCTCGACTTCCTCACCGTGGAAGAGAAGGCGACCTTCAAGACCAGCTTCGAGATCGACCAGCGCTGGCTGCTCGAATTCGCGGCCGACCGCACGCCCTACATCGATCAGGCCCAGTCGCTGAACCTGTTCATCCCGGCCGATGTCGACAAGTGGGACCTGATGATGCTCCACTATCAGGCGTGGGAGCGCGGCATCAAGTCGCTGTATTACCTGCGGTCCAAGTCCGTGCAGCGCGCCGGCTTCGTCGGCGGGGTGGAGGCGGACAACACCTCCGAACTCGCCAAGATCGAGCTCAGCGCCGAGACCGATTACGAGGAATGCCTGAGCTGCCAGTAAGCGGCGCCAGCGGGCGCGCGGGCGGGGCCGGACCCCGCCCCCGCAGCACCCGCGGCAGCTGCCACCAAGGGGGACAAATAGAATGAACCTGCCGTTTGCCATGGGGCTGTTCGGGCTGATCGTCAGCGCCGTTTTCGCCTTCAACTCGGTGCGCGAACTCAAGCGCAATGTCGAAGGCCACGCCCGCAACGCCGCGATGATCCACATCGCGATGGTATCGATGCTTGTGCCCTTCTGCCTCTACGTCGTCATCGCCTACGCGCCCTGATTTCGCTGAATCCAAGCGCCCCGCGCTTCCGTATCTGCTATACCTTTTGCCTTAGGAGTATCCGCCCATGTCGCTTCTCGAAGCCCGCAACACCTACAAGCCCTTCCAGTACCCCTGGGCCTATGACTTCTGGAAGCGCCAGCAGCAGATCCACTGGATGCCCGAAGAAGTGCCGCTGGGCGAGGATTGCCGCGACTGGGCGCAGAAGATCACCGAGAACGAGCGCAACCTGCTCACCCAGATCTTCCGCTTCTTCACCCAGGCCGATGTCGAGGTGCAGAACTGCTATCACGAAAACTACGGCCGGGTGTTCAAGCCGACCGAAGTGAAGATGATGCTTGCCGCCTTCTCCAACATGGAGACGGTGCACATCGCGGCGTATTCGCACCTGCTCGACACCATCGGCATGCCCGAAAGCGAATACTCCGCCTTCCTCGAATACGAGGAAATGAAGGACAAGCACGATTTCCTCCAGACCTTCGGCGTGGACAGCGATGAAGATATCGCCCGCACCCTCGCCGTGTTCGGCGGCTTCACCGAAGGGCTGCAGCTGTTCGCCAGCTTCGCCATGCTGATGAACTTCCCGCGCTTCAACAAGATGAAGGGCATGGGCCAGATCGTCAGCTGGTCGGTGCGTGACGAAAGCCTGCACTGCGAAGGCATCATCAAGCTGTTCCACACCTTCTGCGAGGAACGCCAATGCCTCACCAAGGCTGTGAAGGAAGACCTGATCGACATCTGCCAGAAGACCGTGCGTCTGGAAGACAACTTCATCGACCTCGCCTTCGAAATGGGCCCGATCAACGGCATGAGCGCCAAGGAGATCAAGCGTTACATCCGCTACATCGCCGACTGGCGCCTGAAGCAGCTCGGCCTGCAGGAAATCTACATGATCGAGGAGCACCCGCTCCCCTGGCTCGCCCCGCTGCTCAACGGCGTCGAACACGCCAACTTCTTCGAAACCCGCGCGACCGAATATTCGAAGGGCGCAACGCGCGGCGACTGGAACACCGTGTGGTCGTCGTTCGACAAGCGCCAGAAGGCCAAGGCCGTGAACGAGGATGACGGCGTTGTGGCCGAGGCCGGGCTGTTTGGGGCTGAGGCTGCGGAGTAGGAGAATCCGGATCTGAAATGCAGATCTATTGAAAATACGATAGACCGTGCATTTCTAGCGCCAGCCACCCTCAGCTGGGCAGACATAAAGCTAAAATTCAGCTAAATAGAGGGGAGATGGACCTGCGCCATCTCCCCATCTTCTTTGGGTCCAAACCGAAGTTGAAGTTGTCGCTGCTAATCCGAGGAGCTTCGCTGGTGTCCAAAACCGGCGATGGGTGCAGCAGTGACACTGGGGTCTTAATTCAGTGCGCCGCGGAAGGAAACCCCATTGGCCGAGATTCCAGTCATCATGGGCCAAGTTTTGTCTTCAGGAGTGAAGACTATCGTTGGCTCCGTGCGTTACAAGCATCTTCATGAACGCCTCTTCACGCCTTGGCGTGATGCGCGAACCAAGCAAGGCTATCAGCGAAAACCAGCTCAAGGCCGCATCTTAAAGCTGATGATGGAAATTCGACGTGGGCGGGTAGACATCCCGACGGCAGTTCTTTTGAATGCGCGCCACGATTCATGGCGTGCCGCGTTGGAAGAGCGCACAGATGGCGATTGCAGCACATTCGACCTTAACGCTTATAGTGGCACGCTTTCTGTTGTTGACGGGCAGCATCGGTTGGCTGCTTTCCGCGGGCTTATGGCCGAGGATCCCCAAAGATACGGGGATTTCAAGATTCAATTCGTCATGATGCTTGGCGCTGACGAAGGTCAAGAGCTTGAGCAATTCTACATCGTGAATTCTACTGCTAAATCAGTGAAAACTGATTTGGCTTACGACCTTCTTAAGCAACGCGCTGAGCATGACGGGAAAGTCATGACGGGTTTAATTGAATCAGGTCAAGATTGGAAAGTCGAGGCTCAAGCAATTACCGAGATGATGGCAGACAGTTCCGATATCTGGCGAAATCGGATCCGGCTAGCAAACGAAGATCGTGGTATAACTACGATACCAAGCGCCTCATTTGTCACTTCATTGAGAAAATTCCTGAATTACCCCCTTCTGAAAAATGTAGGGAGAGATAGGAAATTTCAAATCCTCGAAAGCTACTGGAGAGGAATTCGGTCGGCGATGCCCGAACCATTTAAAGAAAGTCAAAAATACACCTTAATGAAGGGTATTGGTGTGTGGGCAATGCATGAGATCCTTCCGGAAATTGCTGAGCTAGTGCGATCGAACGGCGGCTCGCTCCTTGAAGATGACAACTATGCAGAACTCTTGCAGCCGATGTTTGATCACCTTGATGGTGAAAACAAGGACGCAGAATTCGTCAAGGGAGCCGATTTCTGGCTCACTGCACCTAAAGGCGGTGCCGCAGGAAGCTACTCGTCATCAGCAGGGAAGCGTGTCCTAATTTCTAAGTTGCTGAACGGCCTGCCTGATCTAGAACTCGAATGAGGGTTGCGCTCAACATTTCCGCCCCCAAAATCCCGTCTCCCCGGGCTTGCCTGCCCCGGCGCAGGCCGGGGACCCGGGGCCCCGCTCTCTTCCGCGCCGATGAAAGAACAGCGGGATCCCGGGTCAGGCCCGGGACGGGGGACAGGTCGCTCCCCAATCTCGTCACCCCGGCGTAGGCCGGGGCCCAGTTTTCTTTCCCTGACGTTCGCTCTCAGCCGCTCTGAGTCCCGGCCTGCGCCGGGATGACGGGCAGGTTAGGCCCCTAACACCACGCCCGTCGCACGCCGCCCCATTGCTCGGCCAGCCCCTCGCGCACCAGCACTTCGCCAAGGCTTGCGCCGCCGCGGGTGACCAGTTTCAGGGTGCGGCCGTATTTGTCCCGGCTGCGCCCCTCGGGATTGGGTTTGAGGGAGAACGGCCCCGCGTTCAGCAGCGTCACCAGCCGCTGCGTGGCGCGGCGGCCCATCATCGCTTCGTTGGCGCAGCCGGGGTTGCTGACCTCGGGCGTGTCGAGATCGGCGATGCGGATTTTCTCGCCCCGATACCAGATGGTGTCGCCATCGACGACGCAGGTGACCCGCACCGGCCCCGAACACAGGCTGAAACGCGCGCTCTCGCGGTCGCCGCCGCTGGCTGCGGCCACTCCGCCCGGCCGCGCTCCGGCAACGATCCGCGGCTGCGCAGCATCAAGACTGGCGGCGCTGTTCAAGGCCAGATCAGCAGCGCTAGGCCGCGCGCCTGATGCCGCGGCTTCCTCCGGCCCGCCCGAAACCGGCATCAGCAGCACCGCGGTGAAGGCCGAAAGCGGCAGGATCACCATCAGCGCGGCAAACCACCGCCCCGAAGCCTTCGCCGGTTGCCGGGCAAAGCGCTGCGCAAACCACGCCCGCTTGCGGCGCGAGGCATAGGCATCCGCCTTGGTCCAGCGGGACGGCTGGCGCGGATTGCGGAAGCGGATGATCTTGCCCATCAACGCAGAATGCCGCGCCAATTCTCAACATCGCGCTAACGCGGTGCGCGCGGAAAGCCCGCTCAACCCTTCTGCAACCCTTTGTTTCCTATACCCGCCCCCATGGACCCGCACGCACTCGTCACCGATCCGTCGACCATCGCCGCCGTCAAGGCGCTGGTGACGCCGTTCAACATCGCGGCGGCGCTGCTGGCGATGAACCTGTTCGCCTTTGCGGCCTTCGGAATCGACAAGGCGCGGGCGGCGCAAGGGGCGTGGCGGGTCTCGGAATCGACGCTGCTGCGGCTTGCGTTCTTTGGCGGGACGGTGGGGGCCTATGCGGGCCGCGCGCTGTTCCGGCACAAGACGCGCAAGCAGCCGTTCTGCGGGCAGCTCCACGCGATTGCCGCGCTGCAACTGGCGGCAGCGGCGGGACTGGCGGTCTATTTCTGGTGAGCCCGCACGGCGCGCGTGTGCGGGGGGGGCACGCGCTTTCCTACGCGGCCCCTCCGGCGCTAAGTCTGCGGGGTGCAAAGCGGTGACACGCCCCGATTTTCGCCGCAACCATGTCATCCGGCATGAAAGGCGAGCGATTACAGAGTGATGGCGCGATTGGCGGGAAATTCAGGCCCCCCTTAGACCCCTGTTAGACCCCCTCCAGCCCGCGCCAGACCCCCTCCAGCCCGGCGCGGCGGATTTGACCGCGATCAAATGCGGATGGCGCGCAGGGGTCTAGGCAGGGGACATCGAACAAGGAGACTCCGATGTCCGCACATACCCCGCACGAACTCGCCGATACCTTCCCCGAAGATACCGCCGCGCTCCACCAGCTCAAATTGACCGACGCGCATTTCGCCCGGCTGGCCGAGCGGCATCACGAGGTGAACCGCACCATCCACCGCATCGAAACCGAGATCGAAGCGGCCAGCGACGAACGGCTCGAAGCGCTCAAGAAAGAGCGGCTGCACCTGCTCGACGAAATCGCAGCCATGCTGGAAAACGCCCAGGCAGAATGACGGGGCGGCCTTGGGGGGCGGGCCTCAGATCTCGGTGTCTTTGCGGGGTGTGGTGCGGCGGTCCGCGCCTGAACGGCGGTCGCCCTTGCGGCGATCCGGCCCGTCAAAAGGCACCTGCGCCTTGCGCCGGTCCCCCTGCCGCCGTCCTCCGCTGCCGGCTTCTTCGGCAGGGGTAGTGCTGTCATTCTCGGCCATGATCACCTCTGATGGAGAAGGTAAATAGCGACCTCTTTTTTTTGGATGAATATCATCAAGTGAGTGAAATGCCTAGTTTGGTCTTTCTCCACCCCACCAAGCCGCTTGGCCCCGCGCCTGCAAGCCGCTAGGGCGCCGCCCGACAGCGCGATGTGCGCGCACGGGACATGACGCCGGTGACTGACAAGCAATTCCATGACGCACCCCGTTCGGGGGCCGAAACGCCCGATCTCTCGAAGGCCGAAGTGCTGATCGAGGCGCTGCCCTATTTCCAGCGCTATGCGGGCCGCACCTTCGTGGTGAAATACGGCGGCCACGCGATGGGCGACCCCGAGGCAGCGCGCGATTTTGCCGAGGATATCGTGCTGCTGAAGGCGGTCGGCATCAACCCGGTGGTGGTGCATGGCGGCGGCCCGCAGATCGGCCAGATGCTCAAGCGGTTGGGGGTGGAGAGCACCTTCGTCGACGGATTGCGCGTCACCGATGAAGCAACCGCCAAGATCGCGGAGATGGTGCTTTCAGGCGCGATCAACAAGGAACTGGTCGGCTGGCTGGCGGCAGCCGGCGGCAAGGCGATCGGCATCTCGGGCAAGGACGGCGGGCTGGTCACCGCGCGCAAGGTCAGCCGCACCACGCGTGATCCTGACAGCAATATCGAACAGGTCGTGGACCTGGGCTTCGTCGGCGAACCGGCGATGGTCGATACCACGGTGATCGACACGATGGTCGCCGCCGGGATGATCCCGGTGATCGCGCCGATTGCGCCGGGCGAGGACGGGGCGACCTACAACATCAACGCCGATACCATGGCGGGCGCGATTGCGGCGGCGCTGGGCGCGGCGCGTTTGTTCCTGCTGACCGATGTGGCGGGCGTGCTGGGCGCGGAAGGCGAACTGCTCACCGATCTCACCCCCACCGATATCGCCAAGCTGCGCGCCGACGGCGTGATCCGCGGCGGCATGGTGCCCAAGCTGGAAACCTGCGTGACCGCGGTGCAATCGGGCTGCGAGGCGGCAGTGGTGCTTGACGGGCGGGTGGGGCACGCGATGCTGCTCGAATTCTTCACCGCGCGCGGTGCCGGGACACTGGTGCGCGCCTGAAGCGGGAACTGAGATATGGCGCGGGGCGTATTAACAGGCTAATACGCCTAGCCAAGGGACTAGACCGCGCGCGGCAGCCTGCCAAAGCAAGCCGCGCCTTCGCAATGGAAACGGATCGCCAATGACTGACGCACTTCTCCAGATTTTCCTGATGGTCCTCAACACGGCCAACATGCTGCTGATCATCTGGTTCATCATCGGGCTGCTGTTCGCCTTCAACGTGGTGAGCCCGAGCAACCAGTTCGCCTTTGCGGTGCATGATGCGCTGAGCCGGTTGTTCGAGCCTGCGCTGCGCCCGATCCGCAAGGTCATGCCCGATACCGGGGCGATCGACTTTTCGCCGATGGTGTTCCTGATGCTGCTCAACGCGGTCGGCTATATCCTGCAAGGCGCGATGACCTGATGGGGGAGGCAGCGCGGATCGACGGCAAGGCTTTTGCCGAAGCCCTGCGCGCACGCATCGGTGCGGCAGCGGCGGCCTTTGCCCAGAACGCCGGGCGGCGTCCCGGTCTTGCGGTGGTGCTGGTCGGCGAAGATGCAGCGAGCCAGGTCTATGTCGGCGCCAAGGGCCGCGCTTGCGAGGAAGCGGGCATCGCCAGCTTCGAACATCGCCTGCCCGCGACCACCAGTGCCGGTGAACTGCTCGCGCTGGTCGAGCGGCTGAACCGTGACGAGGAAGTCGACGGCATTCTCGTCCAGCTTCCCCTGCCTGCCGGTCTGGACGAGCAGGCGGTCATCGCCGCCATCGATCCCGACAAGGATGTTGACGGGTTCCATGTGATCAACGCCGGTCGTTTGAGTGTCGGCCAGCCGGGCTTCGTGCCCTGCACCCCATTGGGCTGCCTGATGCTGTTGCAAGACCGGCTGGGCGATCTGTCGGGGCTGGAGGCAGTGGTGATCGGCCGGTCGAACATCGTCGGCAAGCCGATGGCGCAACTGCTCACCGATGCCAACGCCACCGTCACCGTGGCGCATAGCCGCACGCGCGATCTGCCCGCCGTGGTGCGCCGCGCCGACATCGTGGTTGCCGCCGTGGGCCGTCCGGAGATGGTGCGCGGCGACTGGATCAAGCCGGGCGCGACCGTGATCGACGTCGGCATCAACCGCCTGCCGCCTGATGAAGGCAAGGAAAAGGGACGGCTGGTGGGCGATGTCGCTTTTGCCGAGGCGCTTGCCGTGGCGGGTGCAATCACGCCGGTGCCGGGCGGTGTCGGGCCGATGACCATTGCGGTGCTGCTCAGGAACACGCTCGTCGCGGCGCATCGCCATGCCGGGCTGGACGCGCCAGAGGGGCTGTAATCAATCTCTGCGAAGGTGGGAAAAGCATGAAATCGTCAGTCTTCGCCGTCGCCGCCATGCTTGCACTCACCGCCTGTGCCGGGGGCGGCGCGCCCAAGCCGAACAAGCGGGCCATGGCGATGATCGAGCGAGTGCTGACCACCGCGCCCGGCGCCGCGCAGCCGAGCACCATCGTCGCCGCCGAACTCGCCTTCTCCCGCGCCGCGCGCGAACAGGGCCAGTGGACCGCCTTCCGCCAGTTCGCCGCCCCCGGCGCGCTGCTCCACGGGCGCAACGGCCCCTTCCCGATCGAACCGTGGCTCGCCATGCAGACCGATCCGCCCGAGGCTGTGCAGTGGGAGCCGCGCGTGGTGGTGATGAGCTGCGATGGCGCGGTGGCGGTGAGCCAGGGGCGCTTCCGCGATCCGGAGGGCAAGGTCGGCAATTTCGTGACCGTCTGGGAACGGCAGGCAGACAACACCTATCGCTATGTCTTCGATGTCGGCGGGGATGATGTGCCGCAGCCGCCGCCGCGCAAGCCGGTCGAGGAAGGCGATATCGTCGTGACCGAGATCGACGCGGTGCAGGGCCTCGTCGCCACCTGCCCGCGCGGCGATGCACCCACCCCGCCGCCCCCCGCGATCCCCGTGGGCGAGGACGGCAAGACCGACGCCCGCCTTTCGCGCGACGGCACGCTGCGCTGGCGCTGGGAACACCGCGCGGACGGCACCCGCTATGCCGCCGCGGAGTATTTCTACCAGGGGCGCTGGGTGACCGGGATCGAACAAAGCCTTGTGCCGACCGGCGATTGATGTGAGGGGGCGCTAGGCCTTCCCCGAGCGAGCAATGGTGCTGACCGAACTCTTCCTTTCCGCTTTCGTCACCCTGTTCGTTGTGATCGACCCGCCGGGGTGCGCGCCGATCTATGCCGGGCTGACCAAGGGCGCCACGCGTGAGCAGGCCCGCAGCATGGCGCTGCGCGCGACGGCGATCGCCTCGGTCATCCTGCTGATCTTCGCGCTGTTCGGGCAGGAGC
This DNA window, taken from Porphyrobacter sp. ULC335, encodes the following:
- a CDS encoding DUF1294 domain-containing protein, coding for MDPHALVTDPSTIAAVKALVTPFNIAAALLAMNLFAFAAFGIDKARAAQGAWRVSESTLLRLAFFGGTVGAYAGRALFRHKTRKQPFCGQLHAIAALQLAAAAGLAVYFW
- the folD gene encoding bifunctional methylenetetrahydrofolate dehydrogenase/methenyltetrahydrofolate cyclohydrolase FolD, which encodes MGEAARIDGKAFAEALRARIGAAAAAFAQNAGRRPGLAVVLVGEDAASQVYVGAKGRACEEAGIASFEHRLPATTSAGELLALVERLNRDEEVDGILVQLPLPAGLDEQAVIAAIDPDKDVDGFHVINAGRLSVGQPGFVPCTPLGCLMLLQDRLGDLSGLEAVVIGRSNIVGKPMAQLLTDANATVTVAHSRTRDLPAVVRRADIVVAAVGRPEMVRGDWIKPGATVIDVGINRLPPDEGKEKGRLVGDVAFAEALAVAGAITPVPGGVGPMTIAVLLRNTLVAAHRHAGLDAPEGL
- a CDS encoding ribonucleotide-diphosphate reductase subunit beta, giving the protein MSLLEARNTYKPFQYPWAYDFWKRQQQIHWMPEEVPLGEDCRDWAQKITENERNLLTQIFRFFTQADVEVQNCYHENYGRVFKPTEVKMMLAAFSNMETVHIAAYSHLLDTIGMPESEYSAFLEYEEMKDKHDFLQTFGVDSDEDIARTLAVFGGFTEGLQLFASFAMLMNFPRFNKMKGMGQIVSWSVRDESLHCEGIIKLFHTFCEERQCLTKAVKEDLIDICQKTVRLEDNFIDLAFEMGPINGMSAKEIKRYIRYIADWRLKQLGLQEIYMIEEHPLPWLAPLLNGVEHANFFETRATEYSKGATRGDWNTVWSSFDKRQKAKAVNEDDGVVAEAGLFGAEAAE
- the argB gene encoding acetylglutamate kinase, with amino-acid sequence MTPVTDKQFHDAPRSGAETPDLSKAEVLIEALPYFQRYAGRTFVVKYGGHAMGDPEAARDFAEDIVLLKAVGINPVVVHGGGPQIGQMLKRLGVESTFVDGLRVTDEATAKIAEMVLSGAINKELVGWLAAAGGKAIGISGKDGGLVTARKVSRTTRDPDSNIEQVVDLGFVGEPAMVDTTVIDTMVAAGMIPVIAPIAPGEDGATYNINADTMAGAIAAALGAARLFLLTDVAGVLGAEGELLTDLTPTDIAKLRADGVIRGGMVPKLETCVTAVQSGCEAAVVLDGRVGHAMLLEFFTARGAGTLVRA
- a CDS encoding thermonuclease family protein; the encoded protein is MGKIIRFRNPRQPSRWTKADAYASRRKRAWFAQRFARQPAKASGRWFAALMVILPLSAFTAVLLMPVSGGPEEAAASGARPSAADLALNSAASLDAAQPRIVAGARPGGVAAASGGDRESARFSLCSGPVRVTCVVDGDTIWYRGEKIRIADLDTPEVSNPGCANEAMMGRRATQRLVTLLNAGPFSLKPNPEGRSRDKYGRTLKLVTRGGASLGEVLVREGLAEQWGGVRRAWC
- a CDS encoding DGQHR domain-containing protein, translating into MAEIPVIMGQVLSSGVKTIVGSVRYKHLHERLFTPWRDARTKQGYQRKPAQGRILKLMMEIRRGRVDIPTAVLLNARHDSWRAALEERTDGDCSTFDLNAYSGTLSVVDGQHRLAAFRGLMAEDPQRYGDFKIQFVMMLGADEGQELEQFYIVNSTAKSVKTDLAYDLLKQRAEHDGKVMTGLIESGQDWKVEAQAITEMMADSSDIWRNRIRLANEDRGITTIPSASFVTSLRKFLNYPLLKNVGRDRKFQILESYWRGIRSAMPEPFKESQKYTLMKGIGVWAMHEILPEIAELVRSNGGSLLEDDNYAELLQPMFDHLDGENKDAEFVKGADFWLTAPKGGAAGSYSSSAGKRVLISKLLNGLPDLELE
- a CDS encoding YdcH family protein; its protein translation is MSAHTPHELADTFPEDTAALHQLKLTDAHFARLAERHHEVNRTIHRIETEIEAASDERLEALKKERLHLLDEIAAMLENAQAE
- a CDS encoding ribonucleoside-diphosphate reductase subunit alpha, with product MDFKASDNVPNDAVNTDVTNEAIPGELDAGTNAAAPAGDEMPSKNEKAVTMNKTDAGSDVLIAAKAGEALAGAMAEVAKAAAVDSKKVNDRRFTVVTDNSRDARLTDFGKDTLTDRYLLPGETYQDLFARVADAYADDQDHAQRLYGYISNLWFMPATPVLSNGGTNRGLPISCYLNSVEDSLEGIVGTWNENVWLASKGGGIGTYWGNVRGIGEPVGLNGKTSGIIPFVRVMDSLTLAISQGSLRRGSAACYLDISHPEIEEFLEIRKPSGDFNRKALNLHHGVLITDEFMHAVREGAEFQLRSPRDGSVRQTVDARSLFQKLVETRLATGEPYIVFNDTVNRMMPKHHRDLGLKVSTSNLCSEITLPTGIDHLGNDRTAVCCLSSLNLETWEEWKGDKQFIEDVMRFLDNVLQDYIDRAPDEMARAKYSASRERSVGLGVMGFHSYLQQKNVAFESAMAKALNLQMFKHIHAKACEASMLLAQERGPCPDAADMGAMERFSCKMAIAPTASISIICGGTSACIEPIPANIYTHKTLSGSFIVKNPYLEKVLDKKSKNSTNVWNSILERGGSVQHLDFLTVEEKATFKTSFEIDQRWLLEFAADRTPYIDQAQSLNLFIPADVDKWDLMMLHYQAWERGIKSLYYLRSKSVQRAGFVGGVEADNTSELAKIELSAETDYEECLSCQ
- a CDS encoding YggT family protein; this encodes MTDALLQIFLMVLNTANMLLIIWFIIGLLFAFNVVSPSNQFAFAVHDALSRLFEPALRPIRKVMPDTGAIDFSPMVFLMLLNAVGYILQGAMT